The genomic region TAGGTCCTTGCGAGATCCAAGGGCCTGCACCACTTCGAAGTTGGCCAAGGCCCAGGCATGCCAGGCCTTGTACCAGTGGCGATGATAATAGGTGGCCTTGTAGTAGCAGGAGAGGATGTCTTTGCGCCGTGTGTATTGCCAATCGTCCTTGTTCAGGGCAATCAGCCAATCGCCCTGGCGGAGGTAGCACTTGGCAAGCAGCACCGTTTGTTCTGTCCAGTGACGCTGCACATCCGGACTGAGTAATGCCGCCTCGTCGAACTCGGAAAAAGTAGAGGCCTGATGTAAGCCGTCAATTGCACCGTTACCGGCCTGGGTGGAGGCGGCTAGTTGGTGTCTTGCGCTCTCTACCCCGTGGGCCGTCTCGTCAGTGAACTTGCGAAGGCAGTACAGCGTTCTCTCGGCGATGGTTCGGTCAGTGTTTCGCATCGCCGGCTGCAAACCGACCTCCCACTGGTACTTGAGTACTGCATACAGAACCGGAGACGCAAGTCTCTCGGCATCGGGGTCTATGGGGCGGTCGTGCCAGTGAGGGATCACTGTGTCCAGCGGCACATCCGACCCGATAAGCTGTCTCAGTGACTTCTCCGCCAAACCCATCCGTCCAGACTTGCGGCACAAGTTGGCGAACTTAGTCCACATGTGCATGTTCTCTGGTGGCGTGAGCACGAGCGACCGGAGTCGCAGCATGCGCTGCCATACCTCAACGTTTCGCTGGCACCCCTTGAGACGAGTCTCCCATGTTGCCCGCAAACTGGCTTGCTTTTCAGCATCGCACTGCTTGTAGATGATCAATTCTTCCAACTCTGCAAGCATCTGAACGCGCACAACAACTTGGTATGCCCTGTTGTAGGATTCGCTCACGAGAGCGCTCAGCTCTGTATCGAGACCTTCTCGAGCCTGGTCGATGCAGCCCAGGGCTTCTCGGAACTGATTGCGGTGGAGGGCTAAGATGGCGCCGAAGAAGGCGCGATCTGGTGAGAATCGCTTCATAGACTGCAGGTAGTTATCCATAGAGTCCCATTTCCCGAGCCCCCAGGCAGCCGTGGTGGCAAGGCCTGCGATCATGCGTTGAACCTCTGGTGCCGAGTTTGACCATGTCTTGCCAGCCAGCGAGGCTAGCGAATCCCACTCGCCCAGCGCATGGTAGCAACGCATCTTGCCCATAACGATGTCGACCGGTGTGGGCTGGTCAGGCGGAAGCTCGCGTTCGCGTTGGCAGTAAAAGTTAAGCGCCTCATCCCAGcgctccagcttctcgaacCAGCTTTCCCGCAGCGTGATCCCGTCCTTGTACGCCTTCACCTTAGTCAAGATACCAATGGCGGCATCAGACTGCTGCAACTGATTGTTGATCACAATCAGGGCTTCGACCGCGTGACTGTTGTGGTCCTGAAGAAACTCGAGTTCCTTGTAATGCAGCGCTTTGGCATAGGCGTGACATCTTGCGGCCTCACGTCCCAAGGTTCGAATGTCGATTGGTAGGGCCTTGTCATCATGTTCCATGAACTCGGCAAGGTTCAGCAAAAGGCCCAGAAGATCAGGAGGCACATTCTCGGATTTGATTGTATTTTCGATGTTGGTGATCAGTTCCTCCTGCACGAGCATTAGTAAACTTGCCGGGGGATCGCGGCAACTCAGTTCTTGGCCTACCTGAAATTGTTCGTACAGCTCGCTCCAGCATGAGACGAAGGCAGAGTTGAAGAGCTCCCTTGCCAGTGGCTGATAAGTGTTTGCCAAACTGGCGCAAGCTCGGAGTGAGTGATTCGGGGACTCGGAAAGTAACGTCGTGCTAAACTTGCGGAACCACTCGTGCCAGTCGTCTTTAGTAGACTTACCCTTGGTTTCCCAGGCTTGCCGTAAATGCATGGGGTTGAGATCCAACTTCTTGGGCGGGCTGTTTTCAGAGGCATGAAGCTCAACTGCATTGTCCTCGAAGCGCGGCGCGAGGTTAGGCGGTAATGTTTCCCCTTTCTTGAGCTTTTCGACGGCCTTGTCATAGTTGGAGTGTTGGAGGCCGTATGTTGAGATGGTTTTGTGGACGGTGTGTTCAAAGTGCAAATAATCACGCCCCAGCTGCAACATGAGGGCACATAGCGTGTCGAGGGCGGCCACTCTTAGACTTGGTTCGTGGCTGGCAAGGACccgggtgagggggtggatgatttTGGACGCATAGTCATTGAGATTCACCATGCTCGAGAGCTTGCCAATCGTTTCAATGGCAGACTTGCGCAGAAACATGGGTTGGGCCGAGTTGTCGAAGAGACGTACCAACACGGGAATGATGAGGTGCATATACTCCTCGGCGCTTGAGCCGAACACTAGGAAAGCATGAAAGATCTTTTCGGTCGGTTGccgcttggtggtggtgtccttTTCCAGCAAGCCGAGCATCATCGGGAGGAGACTGGCAAGGTAGACCTTGAACTCGCCCTCTAGGGAGCGTGCAATGGACTCAATCAACGACATGATGGTCGTCTGGAGCGAATATGTCGTGTCCCAATACTCCTGGAGAACCTCGATGATGTCCGGGAGGTAGACCCTGATATGCTGACGGACAATTCCAACAAGCCTACTAAGGTGGTTGAAATAAAAGTCGAGTCGCGTTTGGCTCGAGGCGCGGATCACGGCGATAAAGGCAGGCACCACACGGTCGAGGAACTGGACACACTTGAGCCCAAGCGTGATGAAGATGCTCATGATGGCATCCACCACGTTTCCGTGCCACTGCACCAACGACTGGTCTTTGAGGATCTGGAGAAGGGCATTAATAACAACGGTTGGGTAGTAGTCCTCCTGTGAAGGGGTTAGTCCGCTCATCATGAGGGACACATCAGTTAGTTGGGTTGCTTCGGTTTGCTTCTGTGTGCGCGGGGCGCGATCTTCGACCTGCTGTTCTGGAGTTTTAGCCTTGTTTTTCGACGTTACTTTGCGTTTCTGCTTTTCAACCACTTCAGGAGGGGAGTACGGTCCGAGAAAGAGGGCGACGTTGTCGTTCTCGTCGTCCGAATCATCCGAGTCTTCCATGGTTGGAGTAGCAGAGGACAATGCGCTGAAATGGGCGTGGCGAAGGGGAACAAAAGAACAGTTGCGCTGTACCTGATATTTGTAGGGATCGAGTGCTCCCAGGATGCCCATCACCTTGATGGTTTCCTGTCGTAAAAGCCCACGCTGAGGCTCGCCCCGGATGATGGACTGCAGAATCTCAAGAAGTTGGGGATACTCGAGGTAGGGTTTGATGACATAGCCTGTGTTACTGGCCAGCTGACCGAGGGTATGCAGGGCTGCCTCCCGTTTAACTGGTGCGCTTTGATCCTGCAATGCgtcaatgatgatgggcatgaGATCCTTCTTGTAGTTTAGcatctctcctccaccaacggTGCACAGTTCCCCGAGTGCTTGGAGGACAGTCGCAGCAACGGACGGGATCGGGTCGCGAGCTTTTGGCAGCAACACTTGGGTGATGGAGTTGACGTATGGTTTAACCAGCTCCTGAGCGTGCCGTGTGAGAAGACTGAGTAATCTCGAGCTTTCCTCCTTACTCCGAGCCACATCTGTGTATTCAAGCTCTGTCAACATCTGAATGATGGTTTTTCGCAGCTGGGGGATAACATAGGCGGGATTGTGGCGAGCCAACCGGCCTATGATGGACACGGCCACCTCCCTGACGGCAAACTGTTCATCGTGGAGCGCGAAGAACAAGGTGCGTATATTCTCAGCCTTGGCGAGATGCTGGTCAAATCGCTCGTCAAGGGCTGCTAGCAACGTCTGCCGTATTTTGGGTTCGGGATCCGAAACACCCACAGTCAGGAGTCTCTCGATGACATCGGCGACCACCTGGAGGGCATGATAGCTTGTCTGATTGACGATTGGGTCACGCACATAGAGCTGGCAGCAGGTGAGGGCAGCAGCCTCACGTGTTTCTGggtcatcatcttcgacGTATTTGATAGCGACGTCACGGACGAATTCGTTCAAGACATGGCCTTGAAAATCAAAGCTGCCGAGCGTGTTGAGGGCCAACTTGACTTCATCCTTTGTCCGCTGGTGAGCAAGGGGGTCCTTTGGGTCTTTGGGAATATGAGGTATGGAAGCGAGCGAGTTTGGATGGGGTGCACCCAGAGGTCTGAAGGGTTCTCCGCAGAGAACTTTGCTCAGCATGTCCAACAGGCGCTCTTGAATGGTGGCTTTGACTGGGGGGATGTAGAACGCCATATCGACAAGGGCCTGTGTCAGTTTTGGCGTAAGCTCGCAGGCGAAAATGGGATCAAGAAGCGCCTCCATATACTTGCTCATTGTCTGACCCACGGCGACGGCCAATCGACTGATGCAGTCAAAAACAGGATCGACCGAGCTTCGTTTCCGGGACTGTACACTGAGACCCTCACGAATATGGATGAGAACGCCGTCTAAATAGGGTGTGATTGCGCTCTTGACCGAGTTGGCGATGTTGCCAATGGCAAGAAAGGCGTCGTTGcgctccttgtccttcttcagcaTGCCCCCAAGATACACCATAAACATGTGCAAATAGCTCGCCGAGAACTCTGTCGGTGCATAGTTGGCCAGGTCCGGGATCAAAAGCACAACCGTCTTGCGGATGGCGGGATCGCGCGCGTCTTTGTGGCGGAAGACAATCTCACAGGCCTCTTGGTAGTGAGCCTGCATGTACATGCCACCCTGTTCAAGCAGCTCCTTGAGCACAAGAAGCGAGGCATGGATAAACTCAACCGTGTTGATCTTGAGCCCCTTGATCGCCTCGTTGAGCATCTTATCCATCCagtccttcttcagctcctgGTCTCGCTCACGAATGATTTTGAAACAGGCGCTAACGGTCTCGCTGGCAGTCTCGCGAATCAAGAGACGGGAGTCACGAAGGCCAATCCAAATCTGTTCAAAGACGTAGCCCACATAGTTGTACATCAACGTAGGCGTGTTTCTGGCCAGCTCGCGAAGCACCAAGACTGCCGAGTACCGCCGTTCCTCGATTCGGTCAGACTGTAGCCACTCAAGCGCTGTTTGAACTTCGGAATCGACCAGTTCGGAAATCAAGGAACCGCCTGGCTTGCATAGTTTTCCAAGGACGACAGCGGCCGGCTGCATGGAGTTGATATCGCGGCCACGCAGGATGCTGCCAATGTAGTTCTGGAAGCGGGTGTACTTCAAGGCTGGTTCTATGCCGTCAAAATCGACCAACGCATCCAGGATGTAGATTCCACCAAGACGGTCATACGTATCGGGACCTTGTATCAATAGATTCGTACGCTGATTGACATTATCGAAGAAGCGCTGGAACTGTTCGGCACCCATCTCTGATATCTCGTTAGTACCTAGAGTCACTCTTGTAACACAGACTTGGAAATAGCCTCACCCTGCTTGGCAGCATTTACCAGGTCTCTGATTTGGCGCGCGGCCCGTTTCCTTTGATTTTCATCATAGTTTCTGCAATGCAAGCCAAACATCAGCAAGAAAGTAGCATGGAGCGATcagcaaacccaaacacGAACCGATTCCTGATCTCTTTGATGTGCTGGTCCAGCGAGGTAGCTGTCTGATCTTTGACGGCGGACATCTTGTCCAGCCCTGGCAGTTTCTGCCGTTCTCCTCCTGAGGGTAGTGGATGGCCTCGACAAGCAAGTGCTACGTCGATCGCCGACAACCCATAGTCGATCGACGAAGAGAGCCGCAAGAAGGGCCAGGTTTTTGGGCCGCGAGTCCGCTTCCAAAAGAGAAAATTTGGGAATGGCCGGGGGACTGTGGTCGTGAGACACGTCGCGGGAGGTCAGACTCGGGGTCTTTTGGGTGGAAGGCTGAGTGAGAGTATGGATGCtggcggggacggggacggcgTCCAAGTTATGTATAGGGTGCCACGGCGAGAGGTAGAGAAGGAACTTCGTCGTTGGGGCCGAGCGTGCGTTGGGTTGAATAAATGCAGGCAGGGTTTTGAGACAAAGGTGGCAGGCTGGTTGAGAGGTAAAGGGAAATAATCCGCTGAGATGGCGTCGCAGGAGAGGCTGCATCACCTGCACCCTTCTAATGCTTGTCCAAACCAAGAAGCTTAGGTCGGACGGAGGAGTGGGTGTCGTTGGTCGGCAGCGCAGTTGAGTTGCACTGGGGCCCCACTCTTGCAACGCTGTCACTAGGGCGAATGCATGTTAGTGCCCGTTTTGGCGTGCTGGGAAGACGGTAATGGTTTGCGGCAAACCGGCCATGCTGCACTCCTCTACACCAAGTATTCAGATCCTCAAGTTCAACTTTCCACCACAGAAATCAAACCCACTAGCCTTGCGCTCTCAACGAGCTTACTCTTAGAAGCTCTTACCATGGGAAACGATGGAGGCTCCATTCCCAAGAGGCGCGAATTGGTCAAAGACGCAGCCCGCGCGCCAACAGTAAGCGAGCTCAAAGCAACCGCACACGAGAGTCTCAACCACGCTTGGACTCATGATCCCCTCACCTCGGAGCGTCTGGATCTCGAAAATGCCGTGTCTGACTGGCGTGGTCGCCTCTACAACTACGAGTCCATTCTCAAGGGCCTGATGCCGGGCGACAGCGATGACACCAAAACCACCGAGTCAGCGAACGGCGAGTCCCCGGAGGCTACTTTCGCATCTACCGGTATCAAATCTCTTCGAGATATTGTTAAGCTTAAGGTCAAACGGTACACATCCCCTGgaacaaaggaaaagggaaTATGGGCCTGTCCGGTGACGCTAAAGGAGTTGGGGGCATCCACCAAATCTGTGTACCTTGTTCCATGTGGCCATGTCTTTGCCGAAACAGCCATCAAACAGATACACGAAGAAGTCTGTCCCGAGTGTAGCGAGCCGTTTCACTCCGAGGACATCATCCCTATCTTGCCAACTGAGAAGTCCGACATGGAAAGACTAGCGGCAAGAAACGAAGCCCTCCGTGCAAAGGGCTTGACGCACAGTTTAAAGAAGGATAAGTCATCCAGCAAAAAGAAACGCAAGGCCGACGAGGCCAATGGCACTCGCTCCGCGACAGGAGAAGAGGACACTGCGAAAGCAACGCCCAAGTCAGCCACTTCGCACCGGGTGAGTGGCATCAACAATGCCATGACAGCGTCGCTTACTGCCAAGGTGCTTGCTGAGCAAGAGGAACGCAACAAGCGGAGGAAACTGGCTGCTGCAGGGAACTAACAAACAATGTATCTTTCAATTGTGCTTTGCAAGTGTCGCTATACGTAATATACCCAAATAAATACAATTTCACTATACACGCGCCTgaccacaccatcccccatcGTGTCTCTATAGCTCGCTTTTAATCGGCACGTCGGGCTCCTGAACATCTTCACAGGCAGCTGGGGAGCCGACCTCCATCCTGTACACGCACTTCTCAGCCTCTACCGTGCGCCA from Podospora bellae-mahoneyi strain CBS 112042 chromosome 4, whole genome shotgun sequence harbors:
- the TOR1 gene encoding phosphatidylinositol kinase-related protein kinase tor1 (COG:L; EggNog:ENOG503NU9I), which gives rise to MSAVKDQTATSLDQHIKEIRNRNYDENQRKRAARQIRDLVNAAKQEMGAEQFQRFFDNVNQRTNLLIQGPDTYDRLGGIYILDALVDFDGIEPALKYTRFQNYIGSILRGRDINSMQPAAVVLGKLCKPGGSLISELVDSEVQTALEWLQSDRIEERRYSAVLVLRELARNTPTLMYNYVGYVFEQIWIGLRDSRLLIRETASETVSACFKIIRERDQELKKDWMDKMLNEAIKGLKINTVEFIHASLLVLKELLEQGGMYMQAHYQEACEIVFRHKDARDPAIRKTVVLLIPDLANYAPTEFSASYLHMFMVYLGGMLKKDKERNDAFLAIGNIANSVKSAITPYLDGVLIHIREGLSVQSRKRSSVDPVFDCISRLAVAVGQTMSKYMEALLDPIFACELTPKLTQALVDMAFYIPPVKATIQERLLDMLSKVLCGEPFRPLGAPHPNSLASIPHIPKDPKDPLAHQRTKDEVKLALNTLGSFDFQGHVLNEFVRDVAIKYVEDDDPETREAAALTCCQLYVRDPIVNQTSYHALQVVADVIERLLTVGVSDPEPKIRQTLLAALDERFDQHLAKAENIRTLFFALHDEQFAVREVAVSIIGRLARHNPAYVIPQLRKTIIQMLTELEYTDVARSKEESSRLLSLLTRHAQELVKPYVNSITQVLLPKARDPIPSVAATVLQALGELCTVGGGEMLNYKKDLMPIIIDALQDQSAPVKREAALHTLGQLASNTGYVIKPYLEYPQLLEILQSIIRGEPQRGLLRQETIKVMGILGALDPYKYQVQRNCSFVPLRHAHFSALSSATPTMEDSDDSDDENDNVALFLGPYSPPEVVEKQKRKVTSKNKAKTPEQQVEDRAPRTQKQTEATQLTDVSLMMSGLTPSQEDYYPTVVINALLQILKDQSLVQWHGNVVDAIMSIFITLGLKCVQFLDRVVPAFIAVIRASSQTRLDFYFNHLSRLVGIVRQHIRVYLPDIIEVLQEYWDTTYSLQTTIMSLIESIARSLEGEFKVYLASLLPMMLGLLEKDTTTKRQPTEKIFHAFLVFGSSAEEYMHLIIPVLVRLFDNSAQPMFLRKSAIETIGKLSSMVNLNDYASKIIHPLTRVLASHEPSLRVAALDTLCALMLQLGRDYLHFEHTVHKTISTYGLQHSNYDKAVEKLKKGETLPPNLAPRFEDNAVELHASENSPPKKLDLNPMHLRQAWETKGKSTKDDWHEWFRKFSTTLLSESPNHSLRACASLANTYQPLARELFNSAFVSCWSELYEQFQEELITNIENTIKSENVPPDLLGLLLNLAEFMEHDDKALPIDIRTLGREAARCHAYAKALHYKELEFLQDHNSHAVEALIVINNQLQQSDAAIGILTKVKAYKDGITLRESWFEKLERWDEALNFYCQRERELPPDQPTPVDIVMGKMRCYHALGEWDSLASLAGKTWSNSAPEVQRMIAGLATTAAWGLGKWDSMDNYLQSMKRFSPDRAFFGAILALHRNQFREALGCIDQAREGLDTELSALVSESYNRAYQVVVRVQMLAELEELIIYKQCDAEKQASLRATWETRLKGCQRNVEVWQRMLRLRSLVLTPPENMHMWTKFANLCRKSGRMGLAEKSLRQLIGSDVPLDTVIPHWHDRPIDPDAERLASPVLYAVLKYQWEVGLQPAMRNTDRTIAERTLYCLRKFTDETAHGVESARHQLAASTQAGNGAIDGLHQASTFSEFDEAALLSPDVQRHWTEQTVLLAKCYLRQGDWLIALNKDDWQYTRRKDILSCYYKATYYHRHWYKAWHAWALANFEVVQALGSRKDLDSGVIIQYAVPAVHGFFESISLSSGSSLQDTLRLLTLWLTYGGNPDVASTVTEGFSRVSVDTWLEVIPQLIARITQPNKKVQASIHALLSDVGRAHPQALVYPLTVAMKSRQSTRRSKTASLIMETIRQHSCKLVEQAETVSRELIRTAVLWHELWHEGLEEASRLYFGDHNIKGMFDALEPLHDLLEKGPQTLREVSFTQTFGRDLGEAREWCRQYRETEDVNDLNQAWDLYYQVFRRISRQLPQMTTLELTYCSPDLLQARDLELAVPGTYRSGQEVVRIMSFDGTFTVISSKQRPRKLDIVGSDGKTYTFLLKGHEDIRQDERVMQLFGLCNTLLANDSECYKRHLNIQRYPAIPLSQNSGLLGWVPDSDTIHQLIRDYRESRKILLNIEHRIMLQMAPDYDNLTLMQKVEVFGYALDNTTGQDLYRVLWLKSKSSEAWLDRRTNYTRSLGVMSMVGYILGLGDRHPSNLMLDRITGKIIHIDFGDCFEVAMKREKYPERVPFRLTRMLTYAMEVSNIEGSFRITCEHVMRVLRDNKESVMAVLEAFIHDPLLTWRLTNPASPAGPHFNSEREQAIAGPQAARVRRPSILEAPMAPTEFLAAQAGPEGLTGARSRARTNSSAAPLPSITNDGVHGPIEIAEVQNARAVEVLDRVSQKLTGRDFKPNEELLVKDQVNKLIIEATKLENLCQHYIGWCSFW
- the rtf2 gene encoding Replication termination factor 2 (EggNog:ENOG503NYBP; COG:S), which produces MGNDGGSIPKRRELVKDAARAPTVSELKATAHESLNHAWTHDPLTSERLDLENAVSDWRGRLYNYESILKGLMPGDSDDTKTTESANGESPEATFASTGIKSLRDIVKLKVKRYTSPGTKEKGIWACPVTLKELGASTKSVYLVPCGHVFAETAIKQIHEEVCPECSEPFHSEDIIPILPTEKSDMERLAARNEALRAKGLTHSLKKDKSSSKKKRKADEANGTRSATGEEDTAKATPKSATSHRVSGINNAMTASLTAKVLAEQEERNKRRKLAAAGN